The genomic stretch AAGATAATTATGAGGGGGACATCACAAACCCTTTAACTCTCAATCTGTACACTTACGTTCACAATAACCCGCTGATCTTCATTGACCCAACGGGGCACAAAGCGGCTTGTACTTCAGAAAGTGCATGTATGCAGCTTTCCGAAAGAATAAGAGCAATGCAAGAGACTTTTGCATCTAATTTAGCAAATGGCAGTTATCAATCCATAGATGATATGGTGCCAGATTTTGCGAAGATTGTTGCTGCCCAAGATGGTTATTATGACGAGCTAGATGAAGATGAGCATTTCATATACTTCAAGCTCGCACAAATCAAACTATTCGGTGCTGAAGAAGCAGGCTTTCAACTTAGCCAAGCAGAGATAGCGACACTGGCGGCAGGCGGGTTTGGCTTGGGCCGATACATTAGCAACAAGGCAGTCAACCTACCTTCACACAAGAAAATCAATATAGACATTGACCATATCATTTCGGGCCATACCAAGAACGGTGCGCGGGCAATACAAAGCGGAACGAAGGACTTGTTCCCCGATCATATGACTCATTCTCAAATTGAGAAAGCCGTTAAAGGTGCCTATAGAAATTCAAGTAAGATTCAAACACAAGGAGAGCGTGTTCTAGTTCAAGGGAAATCGAACGGACTTACAATAGAAATGTGGGTGAA from Xylanibacillus composti encodes the following:
- a CDS encoding EndoU domain-containing protein, translating into DNYEGDITNPLTLNLYTYVHNNPLIFIDPTGHKAACTSESACMQLSERIRAMQETFASNLANGSYQSIDDMVPDFAKIVAAQDGYYDELDEDEHFIYFKLAQIKLFGAEEAGFQLSQAEIATLAAGGFGLGRYISNKAVNLPSHKKINIDIDHIISGHTKNGARAIQSGTKDLFPDHMTHSQIEKAVKGAYRNSSKIQTQGERVLVQGKSNGLTIEMWVNTRSKTIETAYPIFK